Genomic DNA from Aliidongia dinghuensis:
CCAAGCCCGCCGGCCGGCCGCTCGTCGATACGTTCATCACCGAGGTGAGCCAGGACACCTGGATCCTGTTCCCCTGGGATACCGAGCCGCAGTCGGCCGTGCCGGTCGCGAAGCAGGTTTTGCGCTGACGTAACGAGTGAAACATTCACCGTCATTCCCGCGTAGGCGGGAATCCAGAAAGAGCCGCGTCTGCGGCGACATCACTCTTTATCCGCGCTGTCGCGCGTAAAGGACTGGATCCCCACCTCCGCGGGGATGACGGCTAAAGAATGGAAATGGCGCGGCTTTGCTGGCAGACCTGCGCGCGGCCGGGCTTCCCTTGTCGCGTGGTCCATGTCATGACCGCCGATCTTTTCGATTGAACGGCCTCGAGGAGCCTTTCGCCCGTGCGTGACGATCCCACGACCCGGCCCCAAGTGACGCTCGCCGCGGGCAAGCACCGGCGCGCCGAACACGGCCATCCCTGGATCTATTCGAACGAGGTCGTGCTCGACGCCGCGGCCAAGGCGCTGCCGGCCGGCAGCCTCGTCACCGTGCGCACGGCCGAGGGCCGCTCGCTCGGGGTTGCGACCTTCAACGCCCATCCGCTCATCACCTGCCGCGTCATCGCGCGCGATTGGAGCCTCAAGATCGATCGCGCCTTCCTGGCAAAGCGGATCGAACGGGCGCTTGGGCTGCGCGACCGGCTGTTCGCCGAGCCCTATTACCGCCTGATCCATGCCGAGGCCGACGGACTGCCGGGCCTGATCGTCGACCGCTACGGCACGGCCCTCGTCTGCCAGCTCAACACCGCCTGGGCATCGGCCATGGAGGCGGAAATTCTTGCCGCTCTCGACGCGGTGCTGGCGCCCGAGCTCATCGTGCTGCGCAACGACAGCCCGGCGCGGGCACTTGAGGGCCTGGCCGGCGAGACGCGGGTTGCGAAGGGCAGCCTTTCGGGTCCGCTGCCCGTGCGCGAGAACGGCGCCAATTTCCTGGCTGATCTCTCGGAAGGGCAGAAGACCGGCTGGTTCTTCGACCAGCGGCCGAACCGGGCGTTCGTTGCCGCCCTCGCCAAGGGCGAGCGCGTCATCGATTGCTACAGCTTCTCCGGCGGCTTCGGCATCCAGGCCGCGGTCGCAGGCGCGAGCGAGGTGACGCTCGTCGACCGGTCGGAACCGGCGCTGGCGCTGGCTGAGCAGGCCGCCGCGCTGAACGGCGTCGCCGACCGGGTGAAGGTCGCGCGCGGCGAGGTGTTCGAGACGCTCGAAAAGCTGGCTGAGGCCAAAGAGCGGTTCGGCGTCGTCATTCTCGACCCGCCGGCCTTCGTTAAATCCAAGAAGGACCTGGGCCCGGGCAGCCGCGGCTATCGCAAGATGGTGCGGCTCGGCGCCGCCCTCGTCCAGAAACAGGGCATCCTGCTCGCCGCCTCCTGCTCGCACAACATGCCGCTCGAGCTTTTTGCCGAGGCGGTGCGCCAGGGGCTCGACGACGCCGGCCGGACGGGCCGCATCCTCTATACCGGCGGCGCCGGGCCCGACCATCCGGTCCATCCGGCGTTGCCTGAATCGGCCTATCTCAAGGCCCAGGTGCTGGCCATCGACTGAGCTGGAATTCGCCGGCGCTCAGCCGGCGAACTCGCTTACGGCGGCGCCCTCGACGGAGCCCTGGGGCAGGGTCAGTCGGAACATGGTGCCGGTGCCGGCACTTTCGACGAGCATCAGGTCGCCGCCATGGGCGCGGGCGATCTCGCGGCCGATCGCGAGGCCGAGGCCCGTGCCGCCGGGCCGGGCCGAGCCCGCGAACGGCTTGAACAGGTTCTCCCGCGCCTTGGGTGCCAGGCCAGGCCCGTCGTCCGCGATGTCGATCGCGATGCCGCGGACGGCGCCGGGCGCTACCTGGAACCGAACATGCTCGGCGCCGGATTCGGCAGCGTTGCGCACGAGGTTCAGCAGCAGGCGATAGAGCTGGTCGCGGTCGGCGCCGACCACGGCGCCGTGCGTCTCGTCCTCGATCGCGAACGGCTGGCCGTCGCGCTCCGGCAGTGCTGCCGCGACCTCCTCGATCAGCGGCGACAGCGGGAACCGGACGAGCGTCAGCGGCGGCGCGCCCTCGCGCGTATAGGCGAGCGTGCCGGTGCACAGCTTGGTCGCGCGCTCGATCGCGTTGACCAGCGCCGGCGCCATGCGGCGGATCTCCGGCGTGCCGGTCTCGGCGATCCGGTCGGAGACTACGAGCGCCGTCGACAGCATGTTGCGCAGGTCATGGTTGACCTTGGTGACGGCGGTGCCGAGGGCGGCCAGCCGCGCATGCTGGCCGATCGCCCGGCGCACGGCCTCCTGCATGTGGGCGAGCTCGCGCTGGGCGACACCGATCTCGTCGCGCCGCCGGCCGGGGCGGATGACGCGCGAGGCGTCCTCCGGGTCCATGCGGAACGCGATCATGTTCTCGCTCAGTTGCCGCATCGGCCGCACCAGTAGCCATTGCAGCGTCACGTAGAGCAGCGCCGCCGTCATCGCGGAAATGATGAGCGAAATCTGGAACAGGTTGCGGGCAAACGCGATCATCGCCTCGCGCAGGGGCCGCTCGGGCAGGGTCACGTCGAGCGCGATGTCCGGCTCGTGCGGCGATTGGCCGATCACCATCATGACCCGGTCGCCGCGGCGGAACAGCACCATGAGGGCCGCGCGCATCTGGTCGATCGGCGACTCGGCGCGCAGGTCGACGACGCGCTGCACCTCCGGCGGCATCTCGAGCGCCAGCACGCCCTTGAGCTTGGACGAGGAGAGGCGCCCCATGTCCTCGGGCATGGCCGAGAAGGCGCC
This window encodes:
- a CDS encoding class I SAM-dependent rRNA methyltransferase, with translation MRDDPTTRPQVTLAAGKHRRAEHGHPWIYSNEVVLDAAAKALPAGSLVTVRTAEGRSLGVATFNAHPLITCRVIARDWSLKIDRAFLAKRIERALGLRDRLFAEPYYRLIHAEADGLPGLIVDRYGTALVCQLNTAWASAMEAEILAALDAVLAPELIVLRNDSPARALEGLAGETRVAKGSLSGPLPVRENGANFLADLSEGQKTGWFFDQRPNRAFVAALAKGERVIDCYSFSGGFGIQAAVAGASEVTLVDRSEPALALAEQAAALNGVADRVKVARGEVFETLEKLAEAKERFGVVILDPPAFVKSKKDLGPGSRGYRKMVRLGAALVQKQGILLAASCSHNMPLELFAEAVRQGLDDAGRTGRILYTGGAGPDHPVHPALPESAYLKAQVLAID
- a CDS encoding sensor histidine kinase, which translates into the protein MNRPILPLPPLARSLSARLFVLTVAFVMLSEVLIFVPSLAHFRMSYLEDKLAAGTLALLALEATPDNMVSQELADQLLHNVGAFSAMPEDMGRLSSSKLKGVLALEMPPEVQRVVDLRAESPIDQMRAALMVLFRRGDRVMMVIGQSPHEPDIALDVTLPERPLREAMIAFARNLFQISLIISAMTAALLYVTLQWLLVRPMRQLSENMIAFRMDPEDASRVIRPGRRRDEIGVAQRELAHMQEAVRRAIGQHARLAALGTAVTKVNHDLRNMLSTALVVSDRIAETGTPEIRRMAPALVNAIERATKLCTGTLAYTREGAPPLTLVRFPLSPLIEEVAAALPERDGQPFAIEDETHGAVVGADRDQLYRLLLNLVRNAAESGAEHVRFQVAPGAVRGIAIDIADDGPGLAPKARENLFKPFAGSARPGGTGLGLAIGREIARAHGGDLMLVESAGTGTMFRLTLPQGSVEGAAVSEFAG